The Aneurinibacillus migulanus genome contains the following window.
CTTAATACAGTTAAAGGGAGGAGGGGGCTATAAAAATTTATAAGCAAAAGCGAGAGAACACTATGAAAACTCTATACTAATGGGTAAATGTAAAATCTTGTGTGCAATATGTTGAAGTGGTGTGTCTAATTGCGAAGGTAGCTTGTAAATTATTTATAGCTAGAGATGATGGACGTTATTAGTCAAACAAACAGAACCATGCTGTTCGAAGAATTTAATCCAGAAAAGCTCGATCTTATCACTATCGTTGGCGATGTAAAAGGGGTTGATAGCCTTAGTGATGACAAAATTAAGGAAATTCATCAACACCTGGTTGTGAAGAGCTTTGATGAATTTTTAGACAAATTCTCGCCCAAAGTATACTCATTCTACAATGCGGCTAATCAAAAAGTGATGTACACGCTTGAAAAGCCGGAAGGCATCGCAGAAGATTGCATATCCGAAATCCACATTGACCAGAACAACGATTTTTTAAAAATGTTGTTTACCCTCATTGATACAAAGAGAATCCAAGGAATAACCAATGTAGACTTTAAGTTTGAAAATCTGTTGGACATGATATCTCCAAAGAAAGTAATGGATGATATCCGACAAGTGAGAAAAGAAATTCACTATTTATATGGCCAGTATGAAGAGCTAGACGATGATGATCCAAAAAAGCTTGATTTTGGTGATAAGCTGAACTATTTGTTTGAGGATGCCAGCAGAAACTATAACAATGTAATGGCTATGCTGCCGCTTGCTATCAACGACATTAAAACAAGACTGCTGCTTGGCGGAGCCCAGGAGGAAAATCAAGCCGAAGCTATTCAGATTGGTATGCTTACCATTGGAGACAACGGGGAACTAAAGATTATTGAGGCCCCTAAAAGCGATAACACAGAGCTTATGGTAGTAGATGAGAACAGTAATGGACTTATTACCGTTTTTGAAGAGGATTATGACTCTGTTACAGAAACGCCTTCTTCTTACGTGAGAGATCTTGTAGTACGGACGTTTTGCCCGTTGCCTGCTGTACAGGAGCAGATCGATATTGAAATGGAAGTCCAGAATTACAATACATACCTTGAGTTTTATAAGAATGCAAAAGACGATTTTGTAAAAACGGTTAAGCCTTTAGTAGAAAAAATATTAGGCGTAAAAATGTTTTTTGACCAATATGCTACAAAAAATAAAGGCATGCAACCTTCACTCCTTATTACTAACACGAAGCTGGATATGATAGCTAAGAGTACCAACATACCAAGACTGGCAACGTATTTGAATACGGTGAACTCAAAGAATGATTTTTCGGATACTGTATGGTTTGCTATCGTTCCTTCTATCGAATTGGAATCGTCCGGAAATTCAAAAGTAAGCCGGGAGCGTTTTAAAGGAAACAAAAAAGTCGTAAAACAAGACGGCAATACAATGGAATCTTTATCCATGCTGCTGCATGTTGTTAAGGATTTTAAAATACAAGTCTTCTTCAGCTTTGTGACAGGAGAAGAAACGACGTTTAATCATATGGCTACTTCTGGCATTGATAGGTACATAGATAAGTGTGGAGTACTTGTAAGAAAAGAATATAGTGAGTTTGCTATTCCGTGTATTCCTAACTTTACGATTATTCCGAAAGACAAGTCTGGTGTTGTCATTGATAGTAAGATGCTGCAGACGGAAGAGGGCGTCAAGATTTCTCAGGAAAAGGAAGATATTCTCAAGCTGTGGATTGAAGGCGTTTATGTAGGTGCCAGCTATGTAGCTGCCGGGATCGTAGCGGCATGTCAGTGTCCGGAATATTTAAGGGAATCTTTTAGAAATGTTAGCAGGGATTATCCAGGAGTACGTTTCGATATAGAAGCCGGGGATAACAGTCTTAAGGCTGTTACGACGATGGCTAAAGAAATATCCGGATTCACAAATAGCATTAAGGACTCTATTAACAGAAAAAATTTCGGATTTGTATTCTCATCTGAGAATGCGCAGCTACAAGGACAAGATATAAGAAGAATTACAGTTTATAAAGCGAGAAGTCTTGCAATGGCGGAAGATGGATTCGATTCTATCTACAAAACGCTAGTAAGCACTTATATAGAAAGGATTCTCCGGTTCCAGACCAGCGATTTCAAACAGGATAATATTGTGAAGTTCTTCAGCAATAATCCAAGCAGTCAAAAGAGCAAATGGCTTGGTGCGCGAGGGTTTGTTAACTCTATCATTCAAGATGGAGATGACATGAACTATATTATCGATGATAAGAGCAACCTGTGTCATATCGATCTCGTGTTTAACGGAAACGTTAAGAACCTTGAGGTTACGATAACGAAAGGAACAACTGCAGCCAAAGCATAAGGGTCAACAAATGTGTGGAGAAGCTAGATGAAGTTTTTTAGGAAGATAATGAGAATGTTGGAGGTATGTTTTCAAAAATGTACCTCTAAACATAAACTTCGAAAACCAATATCGTTTTCGGAGACACTATTCAATCATAAGGAGGCTATTTCAATGGGGTTTAAACTTCAAGTTGAGGGAGCAGAAACAATTGAATTGGGTATGGACAACATCATGACAGTAACGTACGACACAGATACCCCGGATGATTCAAACGCAAGATCAACAGATGTGGGAGCCACTCTCCGGATTACAGGAAAGATCATCACAGCAACAGATGGTGATAATGCCGATGACACAATGAAACTGGCTTTATGGTCACTCGTACCGGCTGAAAAGGCGGATTGTTATAGAAAGGTGACGCTGGAAGTAATCGCTGCAGATCAGGTCATACGGAAAATCCATTTCCCTAATGCATTCGTAGTGGACTACACTGAGAGATTTGGCGATACCGAGGGTGTAGGAACATTCGAGCTGTTCATTAAGCAGAAAAAGGATAAAACAGAGATGGCGAAAGTCGAAGGCGGCTATGCCGTTTAAATTTTTCGGGCAAGAGTTTTTAAGGGACGTATCGTCCCTTAAAAATTTATACTTTTCACCAAAATAGCGTAGTAGGCGGATGAAAACCATGAAAAATTATTATGCAATATTAGGAGTCGAAAAAGACGCTTCACCGGAAGAAATAAAGAAAGTATACAGGAAATTAGCGAAGAAATATCACCCAGATGTGAACGCCGGGAGCAGCGAGTCGGAAAGAATTTTCAAGGACATCAGTGAAGCATACCGTACATTGTCCGATGAATCGTTAAGGAAAAAATATGATGTTCAGATGAATAACACAGGGGAAGAGGCAAGTAGAGCAAAGAATCAAGCAGATAAAAATACCCGAACCCATAGTGCTCATGAAACATACCAGGGATTTGATATGAGAAATATGGAAAAAAACTTTGAGCGCTTTTTTGGCTTTAATCCAAAAACGAAAGAAATGGCAAGCCGCGAAAAAAATAAAAATAAGAATCCCATTGATACAACGGACCTGTTTGAAAAATATTTTCGAGCAAAAAAAAGATAATAGGATAAATGATCAAACGGAGGAATGGATGTGAGGGACGGTTTTTTTAAACGATACATAAGCAATTTGGATAACGATGAAAAATCTTTTTGGATAAAAAGTATTGATATTTTACTGATAATAGTAGCAGTTACTGCACTTATATATGTGTATTGGTTCAATACAAACAATAGCTTAAAAATCGGATTTGGCTTCCTTATTGCAGTCGTTGCAGTAGGGTATGTAGTAAAAAAATATCGGATTTCAACGGATAATATAGAAACGGAAACAGAGATTACTAAACTCATTCTCCTGGATGAAAAGGGAGAGAGTATAAAGGAATGGTATATACAGGGGAAAACTTCCTTACTAATTGGCAAAAGCTCAAACCATAGTGAGGTTGACATAGACCTTTCCGATGCGGAGTACGCATCGCTAATAAGCAAGCAGCATGCCGTGCTGAACTACGCTGATGGAAACTGGTACATCGAAGATATCGATTCCAAAAATGGAACCGGAGTAAAGGAAGCTTATAAAAACGCAAAGAGCAGGCTAGAGACGCAAGCACCCTACAGAATTAGTATGGGAGATGTCATATACATAGCTAACACAAAGATATTATGTACATAAGAATGCACCTTGATATGAAGCAAATGGAGGAATGAACGGTATGAGTTTGGCAAGATGCGCAAATGGACATATGTTCAGTACGAGAAAGCATGGCAATACATGCCCTTATTGCAACGTTATAGTAGATTCAGGCTTGAAAAGCGAGAATCGAAGAGCGGTGGCAATAGGCGAAGACGAGAAGACCATGCCATATTTGGGGGAAGTAGAGGGAATCGAGCCTGTAACAGGGTGGCTGGTATGTATAGAAGGACCGCAGATTGGTCAGGATTACAGAATTATGGCAGAGAAGAATTTTATCGGAAGAGCAGAAGAGATGCACATACGAATCCTTGGGGATAACACGATATCAAGACGAAATCATGCTGTTATTGTCTACGATCCGAAAAAAAGAAATTTTTATTTGCTACCAGGGGATGCGTCAGGGCTGGCCTACCATAATAATGAAGCCGTATATTCACCTACAGAGCTAACGGCATATGATGTCATACAGCTAGGTAGAAGTAAATTCATATTTATTCCTCTATGTGGAGCCCATTTTGAATGGGAAAACAACACAGGCGAGGAATGATGGGCACAATGGAGGAACGAGGGCTGGAATGGATGCCTTATCTAATCGTAGTCGTCTTTATCATTGTTTTTCTTTTTTTAATTTATATAAGGAAACTTCTGGGGAAAGAAGAAGAAAGATCGGGTATTCGGATTGGTAATGGACAAACGATAGGGAGACGGGACGAGCAGGATGATTATTTCTCGACTGTAACAACTTTGCATGGAACAATAGCCGTATTAGCCGATGGGATTAGCGGACTTGCAAATGGAAGAATAGCCAGTACGATCGCTGTGGATATATTTATCAAGAAATTTTTGGAGCTGAATCATGTAAATGATATCCCGCATTTTTTTACGGAGGCTTCCCGTTTAAGCAATACGGAAATAATAAGAAGCTTGAAAGGAGCAAATGGCGGGACCACATTAGTTGTTGCTGTTATATCCGATGGCTATTTGTACTGGGGAGCAGTGGGAGACAGCTTGATCATGATTTTTAGAGATAACGAGTTTATAAATATCAACCATAAGCATATTTTAGAGTCGGTACTGGAAGAACGTTACCTTACAGGAGAAATTACGAAATATGAAGCCCTGGATAATCCGATGAAAAATAGGCTCATTAACTATTTGGGATATGAGGGTTTTAAGAATATAGAGATTTACAAGACGCCGATTGCGCTGAATAAAGGGGACAAGATTATTCTTTGTAGTGATGGGGTCTACAACAGTGTAACGGAAATAGAATTGGAAAAAATCCTTTCGAAAAATATCTCTCCTTATGATGCCGCCCAGGAAATCATTGAAGCCGTTAACGATAAAAGGTTAAAAAATCAAGATAACGCTACAATCATCGTACTAGAAAACGGCTAGTAGGACATTTTTGTGTGTAAATAAAGCTTTGGAGAAGAGAAGGGGCAAGGAGTGCGAATGAGAAAAGACAACAGCGAGTTCAAAACAGCGTTCCTATCCGAAGCAGGTACGTTCATAAACAATAAAGACTATTTTGCATTCATAGAGCTTGATGATATAGCCTGCTGGGTGGTAGCGCACGGTCTGGACTCGGATAGAGAAGTAGAAAGTGCTGAAATGGCAGTACGAAGCATACTGGGAAACATTATGAATAATCCTACCATGTCCAGAATGAAGATAAAAAAATACGTACAGGAAGCTCATAAACTATTACAGGAGGAAAGCCATCGGGTAAGACTCAAAGCTAGCCTGGCATTAATCGTAACGAATTATACAAAAATGATCTGGGCGGTTGCAGGCAATGCCAAGTTATACCATTTTAGAAATGGAAGATTGAATTTCAAAAGTAAAGACCAAAGCCTTGCTCAGCTCATGGCGGACGAAGAGGAAATACCTGAGAGCCAGATTGAAGAGCATGAAGAAAGGCATAATCTACTGAATTATCTCGGCAAGCCATATGATTTCAAACCTATTGTATCGAAAAAATATCCGCTCACAGATGGAGATGTTATGGTGCTTAGTACTCCCGGCTTATGGGAGGGAGTCAATAGTGTAGAGATGCTAGATACGATACAGGAGGCTAAAGAGCCCGAAGAAGTAGTCGATACGCTAGAAGATGTTCTTTTAAGTAAACAAAAGCCCATAGTGAACAATTATACGGCAGCGACCATCTTTGTAAACAAGACATACAAAGAAGATCCAAAGAAGAAAATAAGAATCATAAAGAGAATTATAGTCGCTCTCGTTATCTTTGCGTTAATCGGTGGGGGAGCTATCGTCTATCAGGTACGGGCTGCGGCTAAAAAAGCGGAAAGCGTTGCAAGCATGATAGAGCAAGAGAAGAATGGAGACGTATTCGTGCAGGATGGGGATTATCCAAAGGCATTAAAAGAATATAGCGATGCCAGAAATGCGGCTGTACGAATTAAAGATCTTGTACATATGAAGTTAATAGGTAAGAAGTATCGCATAACACAGTTAATTGTAGACGGAGATACTGCCTTTAAAGATGGCGATTACACAAAGGCGTTGAGC
Protein-coding sequences here:
- a CDS encoding J domain-containing protein, which codes for MKNYYAILGVEKDASPEEIKKVYRKLAKKYHPDVNAGSSESERIFKDISEAYRTLSDESLRKKYDVQMNNTGEEASRAKNQADKNTRTHSAHETYQGFDMRNMEKNFERFFGFNPKTKEMASREKNKNKNPIDTTDLFEKYFRAKKR
- a CDS encoding FHA domain-containing protein, with the protein product MRDGFFKRYISNLDNDEKSFWIKSIDILLIIVAVTALIYVYWFNTNNSLKIGFGFLIAVVAVGYVVKKYRISTDNIETETEITKLILLDEKGESIKEWYIQGKTSLLIGKSSNHSEVDIDLSDAEYASLISKQHAVLNYADGNWYIEDIDSKNGTGVKEAYKNAKSRLETQAPYRISMGDVIYIANTKILCT
- a CDS encoding FHA domain-containing protein, with amino-acid sequence MSLARCANGHMFSTRKHGNTCPYCNVIVDSGLKSENRRAVAIGEDEKTMPYLGEVEGIEPVTGWLVCIEGPQIGQDYRIMAEKNFIGRAEEMHIRILGDNTISRRNHAVIVYDPKKRNFYLLPGDASGLAYHNNEAVYSPTELTAYDVIQLGRSKFIFIPLCGAHFEWENNTGEE
- a CDS encoding PP2C family protein-serine/threonine phosphatase, whose protein sequence is MGKQHRRGMMGTMEERGLEWMPYLIVVVFIIVFLFLIYIRKLLGKEEERSGIRIGNGQTIGRRDEQDDYFSTVTTLHGTIAVLADGISGLANGRIASTIAVDIFIKKFLELNHVNDIPHFFTEASRLSNTEIIRSLKGANGGTTLVVAVISDGYLYWGAVGDSLIMIFRDNEFININHKHILESVLEERYLTGEITKYEALDNPMKNRLINYLGYEGFKNIEIYKTPIALNKGDKIILCSDGVYNSVTEIELEKILSKNISPYDAAQEIIEAVNDKRLKNQDNATIIVLENG
- a CDS encoding PP2C family protein-serine/threonine phosphatase; its protein translation is MRKDNSEFKTAFLSEAGTFINNKDYFAFIELDDIACWVVAHGLDSDREVESAEMAVRSILGNIMNNPTMSRMKIKKYVQEAHKLLQEESHRVRLKASLALIVTNYTKMIWAVAGNAKLYHFRNGRLNFKSKDQSLAQLMADEEEIPESQIEEHEERHNLLNYLGKPYDFKPIVSKKYPLTDGDVMVLSTPGLWEGVNSVEMLDTIQEAKEPEEVVDTLEDVLLSKQKPIVNNYTAATIFVNKTYKEDPKKKIRIIKRIIVALVIFALIGGGAIVYQVRAAAKKAESVASMIEQEKNGDVFVQDGDYPKALKEYSDARNAAVRIKDLVHMKLIGKKYRITQLIVDGDTAFKDGDYTKALSKYEKAQKEVQGRKDFNAKELDEKVNKSKSLIQISNWMKEGDIKFEKQDYAGAKSTYEKARKAATAASFTSGEEKIKAKLDETEEKMSSIEKEKRQLDGEKLEKKGDKSYASQDFKKAIESYATAQEVYQEIGMLEKVLSMERKITKAEEKLNPVPKEGAVPEADSGAQPNGSVASGNTEQAAEKGGK